Sequence from the Myxocyprinus asiaticus isolate MX2 ecotype Aquarium Trade chromosome 44, UBuf_Myxa_2, whole genome shotgun sequence genome:
GTAATTATTAATTCATCAGTCCTGTACCGATCCTCTATTTGAATGATTTTGTACAGCTCTGGCAGGCTTTGAGAGCAACAATAAATATGAGATCCGTAACACGCTGGGTCAGAATGTGTACTACGCGGTGGAGGAGAACGACTGTCTGACGCGTCAGTGTTGTGGACCGCTGCGATCTTTCACCATGCGCATCCTCGATAACTTTGGACAGGAAATCATCACAGTCAACCGTCCACTCAAATGCATGTCCTGTTTCTTCCCATGTTGTCTGCAAGAGGTGATCTGCTTGCAGTTTTCTCCTTTTTGTTGTAAAAGagaacaattacatttattaatgtgTAGCACAGAGCCaccctttaaagaccccatgaaatgactTGACGAGTGCAGttgtctttcctgtgttgatgtatttcctgctGAATCAGGAAGTTGTGgctattgtttttaaatagccaatagcattGGTCCTTTCTCCAGGAACAGAAATACTGTACATCTGATATGCAAATATCTTCCAAAAGTTAATTTGTTCaacttttagaagtacactagcatatagatggcttaaAAGCatatagacatggactaaaagccacaaaagtccAACTCATAGGGTCTTTAAACCAAAAGTAACTGCATTGTTTTCTCTTGATGTTTAATGTCCAAACATGTCTATTAGGATGTTTCTGAACCACATTCTTTCTTCTCATCCTCTCCTTCTGCCTCAGTTGGAGGTCCAGGCTCCTCCAGGAAACACAGTGGGATATATATTGCAGCAGTGGCACCCTTTCTTTCCCAAGTTCACCATACAGAATGAACACAGACAGCCGGTTCTCAAGCTCCAGGGGCCTTTCTGTGGCTGGAGCTGCCTGCCAGATGTGGATTTTGAGGTATTTCTAGACAAACACGCTGTGATCAAACTTTTATGAAAGTAAAGGGACATTAAAGGAATGGTTTatcaaaaactgaaaattctgttataatttactcacctcatgccgttccaaacctgtaaaacATACTATATTCaattgatctatctatctgtctg
This genomic interval carries:
- the LOC127434263 gene encoding phospholipid scramblase 2-like isoform X1, whose protein sequence is MMFLHTCWDLYLYKATMQHMNMYMVPNQGIPGCPPGLEYLTQVDQLLIKQKVEIIEALAGFESNNKYEIRNTLGQNVYYAVEENDCLTRQCCGPLRSFTMRILDNFGQEIITVNRPLKCMSCFFPCCLQELEVQAPPGNTVGYILQQWHPFFPKFTIQNEHRQPVLKLQGPFCGWSCLPDVDFEILTMDGVSIGKISKQWTGLLREAFTDADNFGIQFPMDLDVRMKAVMIGACFLIDFMFFETNH
- the LOC127434263 gene encoding phospholipid scramblase 2-like isoform X2 — its product is MQHMNMYMVPNQGIPGCPPGLEYLTQVDQLLIKQKVEIIEALAGFESNNKYEIRNTLGQNVYYAVEENDCLTRQCCGPLRSFTMRILDNFGQEIITVNRPLKCMSCFFPCCLQELEVQAPPGNTVGYILQQWHPFFPKFTIQNEHRQPVLKLQGPFCGWSCLPDVDFEILTMDGVSIGKISKQWTGLLREAFTDADNFGIQFPMDLDVRMKAVMIGACFLIDFMFFETNH